In the Nitrospirota bacterium genome, one interval contains:
- the ftsY gene encoding signal recognition particle-docking protein FtsY: protein MKFFSKIADKLSGKLTRTKEKLVGTIDTLLSGFKKVDPLLLEELEEVLIAADLGSAVAGKLIEKVKKDKINDPDGVKKSLKEGMLSILTEHESPLNLDVAKPAVIVIIGVNGTGKTTTIGKLSEKLRREGRSVIIAAADTFRAAAAEQLVIWGERSRASVVRHSDGADPAAVVYDALVSARSKGSDVLIVDTAGRLHTKVNLMEELKKIRRILEREHPGSPHEVLLVLDATTGQNALSQARLFNKDIGVSGIVLTKLDGTAKGGIILSITEDLKIPVKMIGVGEGIEDLKEFDAREFVDALFDQT, encoded by the coding sequence ATGAAATTTTTCTCTAAGATAGCAGACAAATTAAGCGGTAAACTTACACGGACCAAGGAAAAACTTGTCGGAACGATAGACACACTTCTTTCAGGTTTTAAGAAGGTTGATCCTCTCCTCCTGGAAGAATTGGAAGAGGTGTTGATAGCGGCGGATCTTGGTTCTGCCGTAGCCGGTAAACTGATTGAAAAAGTAAAAAAGGATAAGATAAATGACCCTGATGGTGTAAAAAAATCATTAAAAGAGGGTATGCTGTCAATACTGACAGAGCATGAAAGTCCGTTGAATCTCGATGTTGCTAAACCGGCCGTCATAGTAATAATCGGGGTAAATGGAACCGGCAAGACTACGACTATTGGAAAATTATCAGAAAAACTCAGAAGGGAAGGCAGGAGTGTAATTATTGCTGCAGCAGATACCTTCAGGGCCGCGGCAGCAGAACAGCTTGTCATATGGGGTGAAAGAAGCAGGGCATCAGTGGTAAGGCATTCAGACGGGGCAGATCCGGCGGCGGTGGTGTATGATGCACTTGTTTCAGCCAGGTCAAAGGGGTCTGACGTCCTTATTGTGGATACGGCAGGACGGCTTCACACAAAGGTGAACCTCATGGAGGAGCTGAAGAAGATCAGGAGGATCCTGGAGAGAGAGCATCCAGGCAGTCCACATGAGGTCCTGCTTGTTCTCGATGCAACAACAGGCCAGAATGCACTGTCCCAGGCGCGCCTCTTTAATAAAGACATAGGTGTTTCCGGTATAGTTTTAACTAAGCTTGATGGAACCGCAAAGGGAGGGATTATCCTCAGCATTACAGAAGATCTCAAGATTCCGGTGAAGATGATAGGCGTAGGGGAAGGAATTGAGGACCTGAAAGAATTCGATGCGAGGGAGTTTGTAGATGCCCTGTTTGACCAGACGTAA